From Acinetobacter sp. ASP199, the proteins below share one genomic window:
- a CDS encoding response regulator transcription factor, with the protein MNILIVDDHPLFRHALIQAVRYSLPQAQIHETAAVNEFYERLENGPEPDLVLLDLNLPGASGFSALVHVRAQYPSLPIIVVSAHEEVSIIQRAIAHGAMGYIPKSAHPSHIGEAIREVLEGEIWLPPNLPANMNFDPRAADETALAERIQSLTPQQFRVLMMVAEGLLNKQIAYELDVSEATIKAHVTAIFRKLGVQNRTQAVLAINALNIEEKKI; encoded by the coding sequence ATGAATATTTTAATCGTTGATGATCATCCACTGTTTCGTCATGCTTTAATTCAAGCCGTTCGTTATAGCTTACCGCAAGCACAAATTCATGAAACTGCAGCAGTCAATGAATTTTATGAACGCCTGGAAAATGGTCCTGAACCTGATCTTGTGCTGCTGGATCTGAATTTACCAGGTGCTTCCGGTTTTTCTGCATTGGTGCATGTCCGTGCCCAATATCCTTCACTTCCGATTATTGTGGTATCGGCTCACGAAGAAGTCAGCATTATTCAACGCGCGATTGCACATGGTGCGATGGGTTATATTCCAAAATCGGCGCATCCAAGCCATATTGGTGAAGCGATTCGTGAAGTACTGGAAGGCGAAATCTGGTTACCACCAAATCTGCCAGCCAACATGAACTTCGATCCACGTGCCGCTGATGAAACCGCACTGGCTGAACGTATTCAGTCTTTGACACCACAACAGTTCCGTGTATTGATGATGGTGGCAGAAGGCTTGTTGAACAAGCAGATTGCTTATGAACTGGATGTGTCGGAAGCAACCATTAAAGCCCACGTGACGGCGATCTTCCGTAAGCTCGGCGTGCAGAACCGTACCCAGGCTGTATTGGCGATCAATGCGCTGAATATTGAAGAAAAGAAAATCTAA
- a CDS encoding PAS domain-containing hybrid sensor histidine kinase/response regulator, producing MNSWLIIGVLTLYIALLFICAFFGEKHASRLSTRGRMLLFSLTLGVYCSSWTFYGATGAAVREGIIFLPIYLGPLLFVAIGYDIWRRLGRVRQHHAISSIADFVAARYGKSGPLASLVTILAVIAIIPYLALQLRAIALSASVILEPSAGIASTTNSVLFLTGVLAILAMIFGTRQIANTEQHGGLMLAVAFESFVKLFALLAVAVFFMFAAPENLSQISGDIKTTFQEVQLFGVPESFWVQTLLAALAIICLPRQFHVAVVELRDEKHIRGARRWFAIYLILTTLAIIPIASWALHAAPHYLAIPDVAVLSLPLSYNQDWLTLLAFLGGFSASTGMLLVSSVALSIMLSNDLIMPALWRFNLISRHDKRLPLVLKFTRRICILAVMLMGFLFFNFFNDIDQLSVFGLLAFSAVAQFAPALIGGLYWRGGSKQGVYAGLLTGFALWAYTLLFPTILRSLPETYQQFSWDFLNYGPFALNWLRPEALLGFESFDSLTHGVVWSLGLNLLLYIWVSRIFRPSVAEQIQAESFFYYETKPLPSQSPTTEVSYSHQDVARLKVGDLITLAKRITGEEPTTRAFKQFCTQNSVELNETSSANGMWWRFTEQYLAGTIGAASARTLLTTAMVNNGLALGQVANILDQASQWQRFNQNLIMTMIDHMTQGVSVVDENMCLVAWNNQYLKLFDYPKDIVYVGCPIADLIRYNAERGECGPGSIEEHVRKRIHWMQVGSAHEFERIRKDGRVIQMRGNPIEGGGFVTTFADITAFRENEAVLEARVRDRTQQLADALSEQQLAREQADKANMSKSRFIAAASHDLLQPMHAARLFSTALEQSVQSEEDRKTLQQLDRALYGAESMLSALLDIARLEGGTIQPKRQAYPLHDLLSDLELQFKSIAAQRGIKFSVHDVQFWIDTDPQWIRRIIQNFVSNALRYTASGKVIVGVLRSSSKPNHIRIGVWDTGPGIAEEQRIKLFQEFERCGHTSPWGEQGLGLGLAIVQRMTSMLDYPVHVYSKYGKGSCFMIEVPLSEAPKVVAAPVQAVPLKSKAFRVLCLDNDETILEGMSTLLTKWGYQVFKATEPEQAQEIMEQENIQVWLVDQHLNNDKRGLDFIVNNRKPNVPVALITADSDPELPQQLKELNIVLLKKPLKPASLRSWLSGLKISDS from the coding sequence ATGAACAGTTGGCTCATCATAGGGGTACTCACCCTCTATATCGCATTACTCTTTATTTGTGCATTTTTCGGGGAGAAACACGCCAGTCGTCTCAGTACCCGTGGACGCATGTTATTGTTTAGCTTAACTTTAGGTGTCTACTGTTCTTCCTGGACGTTCTACGGAGCAACAGGTGCCGCAGTGCGTGAAGGAATTATTTTCCTACCCATCTACCTCGGTCCGCTACTCTTTGTCGCCATTGGTTATGACATCTGGCGACGGTTAGGCCGAGTACGTCAGCACCATGCCATTTCCTCGATCGCGGATTTTGTCGCGGCACGTTATGGTAAGAGTGGACCACTGGCTTCACTGGTCACCATTCTGGCCGTCATTGCGATTATTCCGTATCTGGCCTTGCAGTTACGTGCAATTGCATTAAGTGCATCGGTGATTCTGGAGCCCTCAGCAGGCATCGCCAGCACCACCAATAGTGTGCTGTTCCTGACTGGGGTACTGGCCATTCTGGCCATGATTTTCGGTACCCGACAGATTGCCAATACTGAACAGCATGGCGGTCTGATGCTGGCTGTTGCCTTTGAATCTTTCGTTAAGCTGTTTGCATTACTGGCAGTCGCTGTTTTCTTCATGTTTGCTGCACCAGAGAATTTGTCGCAGATTAGCGGTGATATCAAAACGACTTTTCAGGAAGTGCAATTGTTTGGCGTGCCAGAAAGTTTCTGGGTACAAACCTTACTCGCGGCATTGGCGATTATCTGTTTACCCCGTCAATTCCACGTGGCCGTGGTTGAACTGCGCGATGAAAAGCATATTCGTGGCGCTCGACGCTGGTTTGCGATCTATCTGATTCTGACTACGCTTGCAATCATTCCAATTGCCAGCTGGGCACTGCATGCAGCACCACATTATCTGGCGATTCCAGATGTCGCGGTACTATCCTTGCCACTAAGCTATAACCAGGACTGGCTGACCTTATTGGCCTTTCTCGGTGGTTTCTCGGCATCCACCGGAATGTTACTGGTATCTTCCGTTGCCCTATCGATCATGCTCAGTAATGACCTGATCATGCCGGCACTGTGGCGTTTTAACCTGATTTCCCGCCATGACAAACGTCTGCCACTGGTACTGAAATTCACCCGACGCATCTGTATTCTGGCTGTGATGCTGATGGGCTTCCTGTTCTTCAATTTCTTTAATGATATTGATCAGCTTTCGGTCTTCGGTCTGCTGGCCTTTAGTGCGGTAGCACAGTTTGCCCCTGCCCTGATTGGTGGTCTGTACTGGCGCGGTGGCAGTAAACAGGGGGTTTATGCTGGCTTGCTAACCGGTTTTGCGCTCTGGGCTTATACTTTGCTATTTCCGACGATTCTGCGCAGCCTCCCAGAAACGTATCAGCAGTTTAGCTGGGACTTCCTCAATTATGGTCCATTCGCCCTCAACTGGCTTCGTCCTGAAGCTCTGCTGGGTTTTGAATCCTTTGATTCCCTGACCCACGGTGTAGTGTGGTCACTCGGTCTCAATTTGCTGCTCTACATTTGGGTGTCACGCATCTTCCGTCCAAGTGTGGCAGAGCAAATTCAGGCAGAAAGCTTCTTTTATTATGAAACCAAGCCTTTGCCTTCACAGAGCCCAACTACTGAGGTGAGCTATTCCCATCAGGATGTGGCCCGCTTAAAAGTCGGGGACCTGATTACGCTGGCCAAACGCATTACCGGTGAAGAACCCACCACACGTGCTTTCAAGCAGTTCTGTACTCAAAATAGTGTCGAACTGAATGAAACTAGCAGTGCCAATGGCATGTGGTGGCGCTTTACCGAGCAATATCTGGCTGGCACGATTGGAGCTGCATCAGCGCGTACCTTATTGACCACTGCGATGGTAAATAACGGTCTGGCCCTCGGTCAGGTCGCGAATATTCTCGACCAGGCCTCGCAGTGGCAACGCTTTAACCAGAACCTGATCATGACCATGATCGACCACATGACCCAAGGGGTCAGTGTCGTCGATGAAAATATGTGTCTGGTGGCCTGGAACAACCAGTATCTAAAGCTGTTTGATTATCCAAAAGATATTGTCTATGTCGGCTGCCCGATCGCTGACCTGATTCGTTATAACGCCGAGCGCGGTGAATGTGGTCCGGGTTCCATTGAAGAACATGTGCGTAAACGGATTCACTGGATGCAGGTGGGTAGCGCACATGAATTCGAGCGAATCCGTAAAGATGGCCGTGTGATTCAGATGCGTGGTAATCCGATTGAAGGCGGTGGCTTTGTTACGACTTTTGCGGATATTACCGCCTTCCGTGAAAATGAAGCCGTACTGGAAGCGCGTGTGCGTGATCGCACCCAGCAGCTTGCGGATGCCTTGTCCGAACAGCAACTGGCACGTGAACAGGCAGACAAGGCCAATATGTCCAAGAGCCGCTTTATTGCAGCGGCCAGTCATGACCTGTTACAGCCAATGCATGCAGCACGTCTGTTTAGTACTGCACTGGAGCAAAGCGTTCAAAGCGAAGAAGATCGCAAGACCCTGCAGCAGCTGGACCGTGCGCTGTATGGTGCAGAAAGCATGCTCTCTGCCCTGCTGGATATTGCGCGTCTGGAAGGTGGAACGATTCAGCCGAAGCGTCAGGCCTATCCATTACATGATCTGCTCAGTGATCTGGAATTACAATTCAAGTCAATTGCAGCACAGCGTGGCATCAAGTTCAGTGTGCATGATGTACAGTTCTGGATTGATACCGATCCACAATGGATTCGCCGGATTATCCAGAACTTTGTCAGCAATGCGCTACGCTATACGGCCAGCGGTAAAGTCATTGTGGGTGTGCTGCGTTCTAGCAGCAAACCGAACCATATTCGTATTGGTGTATGGGATACTGGTCCTGGTATTGCTGAAGAACAGCGGATTAAGCTGTTCCAGGAGTTTGAGCGCTGTGGCCATACCTCTCCGTGGGGCGAACAAGGTCTGGGACTAGGTCTGGCAATTGTGCAACGTATGACCAGCATGCTGGACTATCCGGTACATGTCTACTCTAAATATGGCAAAGGCTCCTGCTTCATGATTGAAGTACCGCTATCTGAAGCACCAAAAGTGGTGGCAGCTCCAGTACAGGCCGTACCGCTAAAATCTAAAGCCTTTAGAGTGCTGTGTCTGGACAATGATGAAACCATTCTGGAAGGTATGTCGACCTTGCTGACCAAATGGGGTTATCAGGTGTTTAAAGCCACAGAGCCTGAACAAGCGCAGGAGATAATGGAACAGGAAAATATTCAGGTCTGGCTGGTGGATCAGCACTTGAATAATGACAAACGTGGTCTGGACTTCATTGTGAACAATCGCAAACCGAATGTACCAGTGGCGCTGATTACAGCCGATTCTGATCCCGAACTGCCACAGCAGCTCAAGGAACTGAATATTGTTCTGCTGAAAAAACCGCTGAAACCTGCTTCATTACGTTCATGGCTATCGGGTCTAAAAATCTCGGATAGTTAA
- a CDS encoding DUF485 domain-containing protein gives MDERQVEQILQNPKFKEMVAKKSRLSWTLTAIMLFVYVGFMLLVGYNKEFLLSSLSGGVTTWGMPLGLGIIVLSFILCGVYSYIANNKLDQLTAEAMREVEAIAHEKGPH, from the coding sequence ATGGATGAGAGACAAGTAGAACAGATTCTACAAAATCCCAAATTCAAGGAAATGGTCGCCAAGAAAAGTCGTCTTAGCTGGACGCTTACGGCAATCATGTTATTTGTTTATGTCGGTTTCATGCTGTTAGTTGGCTACAACAAAGAGTTTTTACTGTCTTCACTTTCAGGTGGTGTGACGACGTGGGGTATGCCACTCGGTCTAGGGATTATTGTCCTGTCGTTTATCTTGTGTGGTGTGTATTCCTACATTGCCAATAACAAACTTGATCAACTGACCGCAGAAGCAATGCGTGAAGTAGAAGCAATTGCTCATGAAAAAGGACCTCACTAA
- a CDS encoding cation acetate symporter gives MKWNSLIAFAAIAMTSGMAFAGPDLGAAEQQATNWPAIIMFLIFVGATLFITKWAAKQTTNTKDFYTAGGGISGFQNGLAIAGDYMSAASFLGISAMVFLSGFDGLLYSLGFMVGWPIVLFLVAERLRNLGKYNLSDVVSFRLQEKPVRTLAALSSLVVVAFYLIAQMVGAGQLIKLLFGLNYNIAVVIVGLLMMAYVMFGGMLATTWVQIIKAVMLLSGATFMAFMVMKGVGFSFTNMFEEAIGMYSKVHDLSLADATKIMGPGSLASNPIDAISLGLALMFGTAGLPHILMRFFTVKDAKEARKSVVVATGFIGYFYLLTFIIGFGAILYVSNNPQFLDIAKMAITGKLELVGGNNMAAVHLSDALGGDLFMGFISAVAFATILAVVAGLTLSGASAISHDLYANVLKKGQTTPESELRMSKIATLGLAIFAMILGILFEKQNVAFMVGLAFSVAACANFPVLVLSMFWKGLTTRGAVAGGLAGLVLAVVLIVLSKAVWVDTLGISDTPINPYNGPALFAMPLAFFFCWLFSVTDNSAQAQAERKAFDAQFVRSQTGIGISGASDH, from the coding sequence ATGAAATGGAATTCTCTTATCGCCTTTGCTGCAATAGCAATGACTTCAGGTATGGCTTTCGCAGGTCCTGACCTGGGTGCAGCAGAACAGCAGGCAACCAACTGGCCTGCAATCATCATGTTCCTGATTTTCGTCGGGGCAACACTTTTTATTACCAAGTGGGCTGCGAAGCAAACCACCAATACCAAAGATTTCTATACTGCCGGTGGCGGGATCTCTGGTTTCCAGAATGGTCTGGCGATTGCTGGTGACTATATGTCGGCAGCATCTTTCCTGGGTATTTCCGCGATGGTATTCCTGTCAGGTTTTGACGGTTTACTGTATTCCCTGGGCTTCATGGTGGGTTGGCCGATCGTATTATTCCTGGTAGCAGAGCGTTTACGTAACCTGGGTAAATATAACTTATCAGATGTAGTCTCTTTCCGCTTACAGGAAAAACCAGTACGTACTTTGGCTGCATTAAGCTCATTAGTGGTCGTAGCTTTCTACCTGATTGCACAGATGGTTGGTGCAGGTCAGCTGATCAAGCTTCTATTCGGTCTGAACTACAACATTGCTGTTGTGATTGTAGGTCTATTGATGATGGCTTACGTGATGTTCGGCGGTATGTTGGCAACCACATGGGTACAGATCATTAAAGCCGTGATGTTGTTGTCTGGTGCAACCTTCATGGCATTTATGGTTATGAAAGGTGTGGGCTTTAGCTTCACCAATATGTTTGAAGAAGCGATTGGCATGTATTCAAAAGTACATGATTTATCTCTTGCTGATGCAACCAAAATCATGGGACCAGGGAGTTTGGCATCTAATCCAATTGATGCGATTTCACTCGGTTTAGCATTGATGTTTGGTACAGCAGGTTTACCTCATATCTTGATGCGTTTCTTCACAGTAAAAGATGCGAAAGAAGCACGTAAATCCGTTGTGGTTGCAACAGGTTTCATCGGTTACTTCTACCTATTGACCTTCATCATTGGTTTCGGTGCGATCCTTTATGTATCGAATAACCCGCAGTTCCTTGATATTGCGAAAATGGCTATCACGGGCAAGCTAGAGCTTGTGGGTGGTAACAACATGGCAGCAGTTCACTTGTCTGATGCATTGGGCGGTGACTTGTTCATGGGCTTCATTTCAGCGGTTGCATTTGCCACGATCCTTGCGGTTGTTGCAGGTTTAACACTGTCTGGTGCTTCTGCAATTTCGCATGACTTGTATGCCAACGTATTGAAGAAAGGTCAAACAACACCTGAATCTGAATTGCGTATGTCTAAAATCGCGACTTTAGGTCTTGCGATCTTTGCGATGATTTTAGGTATCCTGTTCGAGAAGCAAAACGTTGCCTTCATGGTGGGTCTAGCATTCTCTGTGGCTGCATGTGCAAACTTCCCAGTACTTGTACTTTCGATGTTCTGGAAAGGTTTAACAACTCGTGGTGCAGTCGCGGGTGGTCTTGCTGGTTTAGTATTGGCAGTGGTGCTCATCGTATTATCTAAAGCAGTTTGGGTAGATACATTGGGTATTTCTGATACACCAATTAACCCATACAATGGTCCTGCATTATTTGCGATGCCTTTAGCATTCTTCTTCTGCTGGTTGTTCTCTGTGACAGATAACTCTGCACAGGCACAGGCGGAACGCAAAGCATTTGATGCACAGTTTGTACGTTCACAAACCGGTATCGGTATCTCAGGTGCATCTGATCACTAA
- the betT gene encoding choline BCCT transporter BetT, with protein MSSRTTSWYSNVNPRVFLTTVIIIGLFLLMVILAPNSFELMTQQLNQWVTTSFSWFYVLSVAIFLILLIFVALSDMGKIKLGPDHSTPDYNNASWFAMLFTAGMGIGLMFFGVAEPVMHYVNPPAGEPETVQAAQQAMRVTFFHWGLHAWAIYTLVGLSLAYFAYRHQLPLKIRSALYPLIGKRIYGPIGDGVDTFATIGTVFGVATTLGFGVTQINSGLNYLFGIEQSTGVQVILIIIVSALASLSVFFGLDKGIKRLSELNLFLALGLLVFVFLAGPTIYLLQTTIQNVGQYVSGLFSMTFNLYAYQPSGWIGGWTIMYWAWWISWSPFVGMFIARVSRGRTVREFIVGVLLIPTGFTLIWMGFMGNAALYSILHEANINLMQAVQRDSSVALFEFLHGLPFSAAMSVVATLLVMLFFVTSADSGALVTDYLTAKSDQSPTWQRLFWTVIMALLAIVLLYAGGLAALQSATMLSALPFTLIMLVISWGLIKALRLEVTKMQALQEARITPRAIHNPRSWQQRLGLIMHYAHNEQEVTAYIQSEVRQAFLSIQKEFQRRHHTVVIDEIGQGLCLRVDHQDEANFVYAVVARQVLPPSFMPSEDEGAGQYFQAEVFLNEGGQNYDVMEWTREDLLQDILDQYERHLHFLSRVR; from the coding sequence ATGTCTTCCAGAACCACATCCTGGTATTCCAATGTGAATCCTCGTGTGTTTTTAACAACGGTCATCATCATTGGACTATTTCTTTTGATGGTGATCCTGGCACCTAATTCGTTTGAATTGATGACTCAGCAACTGAACCAGTGGGTGACGACTTCCTTTAGCTGGTTCTATGTACTGTCCGTGGCAATTTTTCTGATTCTGCTGATTTTTGTTGCATTATCGGACATGGGCAAGATTAAGCTTGGTCCGGACCATAGCACGCCGGATTATAACAATGCCTCCTGGTTTGCCATGCTGTTTACTGCCGGTATGGGGATTGGGCTGATGTTCTTCGGTGTTGCTGAACCGGTAATGCACTATGTGAATCCGCCAGCGGGTGAGCCAGAAACCGTTCAGGCGGCACAGCAGGCCATGCGTGTGACTTTCTTTCACTGGGGACTACATGCCTGGGCGATCTATACCCTGGTCGGATTATCTTTGGCTTACTTTGCCTATCGGCATCAGTTGCCTTTGAAAATACGATCTGCACTTTATCCTTTAATTGGTAAGCGAATTTATGGTCCGATCGGGGATGGCGTCGATACCTTCGCGACGATCGGAACCGTATTTGGTGTCGCCACCACTTTAGGTTTTGGGGTCACACAGATCAATTCTGGTCTGAATTATCTGTTTGGGATTGAGCAGAGTACTGGAGTACAAGTCATCCTGATCATTATCGTCAGTGCGCTGGCTTCACTCTCGGTATTTTTTGGCCTGGATAAAGGCATCAAGCGCTTATCCGAGCTGAATCTGTTTTTGGCTTTGGGGTTATTAGTTTTTGTCTTCCTGGCAGGGCCGACCATTTATCTGTTGCAGACGACGATTCAAAACGTTGGACAGTATGTGTCTGGTCTATTCAGTATGACCTTTAATCTGTATGCCTATCAGCCTAGTGGCTGGATTGGCGGATGGACCATCATGTACTGGGCCTGGTGGATTTCCTGGTCACCATTTGTCGGGATGTTTATTGCCCGGGTATCGCGAGGCCGAACAGTTCGTGAATTTATTGTCGGTGTTTTACTGATTCCAACCGGTTTTACCCTGATCTGGATGGGCTTTATGGGCAATGCTGCGCTGTATAGCATTTTGCATGAAGCCAATATTAACCTGATGCAGGCAGTACAGCGTGACTCATCTGTGGCACTGTTTGAATTTTTGCATGGATTGCCTTTCTCGGCAGCGATGAGTGTAGTAGCTACACTCTTGGTGATGTTATTTTTCGTGACTTCAGCTGACTCTGGTGCACTGGTTACCGATTATCTGACGGCTAAATCTGATCAGTCTCCGACCTGGCAGCGTCTGTTCTGGACAGTGATCATGGCTTTACTGGCAATTGTGCTGTTATACGCAGGTGGCCTGGCTGCACTGCAATCTGCCACCATGCTAAGTGCTTTGCCTTTTACCTTGATCATGTTAGTGATTAGTTGGGGGCTGATTAAAGCGCTGCGGCTGGAAGTCACCAAGATGCAGGCTTTACAAGAAGCCCGAATTACACCACGAGCGATTCATAACCCGCGTAGCTGGCAGCAGCGTTTGGGACTCATCATGCATTATGCTCATAATGAACAGGAGGTGACAGCGTATATCCAGTCGGAAGTGAGACAGGCATTTTTAAGCATTCAGAAAGAGTTTCAACGCCGTCACCATACCGTAGTTATTGATGAAATAGGGCAGGGGTTATGCTTGCGAGTAGACCATCAGGATGAAGCAAATTTCGTTTATGCAGTGGTTGCGCGTCAGGTATTACCACCAAGTTTTATGCCATCTGAGGATGAAGGTGCAGGACAATACTTTCAGGCTGAAGTCTTCCTCAATGAAGGTGGGCAAAACTATGATGTGATGGAATGGACCCGAGAAGATCTGTTGCAGGATATTCTGGATCAATATGAGCGGCATTTGCACTTCTTGAGCAGGGTGCGCTAA
- a CDS encoding ion channel, with protein sequence MKQALLLCWTTFKRLPSAWLLCLQFIILILSVLSYEYAPYRAATWVLGVLVLLVIARVIRQTPVFTLLGLSFVIGALFFSSLVLLEVKQVWVLITAHAFEACAYFSASYGLLRYMFHDRYLTKDELFAAGAAFTLMAWGFAFLYSICQLLVPYSFADPDLQAYQPWLDLLFLSFSVQSATGLADTIPVSPFARMLAMIQMFFGVMYLALIVSRLVGLQYISHLPREKSDQEKKDA encoded by the coding sequence ATGAAGCAAGCTTTGTTACTGTGCTGGACAACCTTTAAGCGCCTGCCTTCTGCATGGCTGCTTTGTCTGCAATTTATCATTCTGATTCTGTCGGTACTGAGCTATGAATATGCACCTTATCGCGCCGCAACTTGGGTACTGGGCGTATTGGTTTTACTGGTGATCGCCCGGGTCATTCGTCAAACCCCCGTATTTACCCTACTGGGATTAAGTTTCGTTATCGGCGCGCTATTTTTTTCATCACTGGTTTTGTTAGAGGTGAAACAAGTCTGGGTATTAATTACCGCTCATGCCTTTGAAGCATGCGCTTATTTCAGTGCATCTTATGGTCTACTGCGCTATATGTTTCATGACCGTTACCTGACCAAAGATGAATTATTTGCGGCAGGGGCTGCCTTTACTTTGATGGCATGGGGGTTCGCTTTTCTTTATAGTATCTGTCAGTTATTAGTTCCCTATAGTTTCGCTGATCCCGATCTTCAGGCTTATCAGCCCTGGCTAGATTTATTGTTCTTGAGTTTTAGCGTGCAATCCGCCACAGGATTAGCGGATACCATACCTGTCAGTCCATTTGCCAGAATGCTTGCCATGATCCAGATGTTCTTTGGCGTCATGTATCTGGCGCTGATCGTCTCTCGACTGGTGGGATTACAATATATTTCTCATTTACCCCGTGAAAAATCAGATCAAGAAAAAAAGGACGCTTAA
- the omp33-36 gene encoding porin Omp33-36, which yields MKKLGLATALLLAMTGAQAYQFEVQGQAEHIDNTANDKDFAGAVQGTYYFKDVDASKGPLAEAAFLNQASNVSAAYSYGENGQEEAERSRTVNHTYGVKGEAYIPTTLVPAYASASYSHTITDSKTANATDDQGDRYALELGALVAPNFLVAVGYTSVADQTSFDAFNIVSNGVAKAALESATIAEDQDAITARTKYVGAIDGTNMSIGFESGLVYGEDTAYNLGTTLYLNPKLSVGVSYMESSYAGSPDKALGANVNYFVTPAVSVGASYVNANFESSEATEVAYDTQTVGLNAKFRF from the coding sequence ATGAAAAAACTAGGTTTAGCCACTGCTTTATTATTAGCGATGACCGGTGCTCAAGCGTACCAATTCGAAGTTCAAGGTCAAGCAGAACACATTGACAACACTGCCAATGACAAAGACTTTGCTGGTGCTGTTCAAGGTACTTACTACTTCAAAGATGTTGACGCTTCTAAAGGTCCTTTAGCTGAAGCTGCTTTCTTAAATCAAGCATCTAACGTTTCTGCTGCTTATAGCTATGGCGAAAATGGTCAAGAAGAAGCTGAACGTTCACGTACTGTAAATCATACTTACGGCGTGAAAGGCGAAGCATACATTCCAACTACACTAGTTCCAGCATATGCTAGCGCTTCTTACAGCCATACAATTACTGATAGCAAGACTGCTAACGCAACTGATGATCAAGGTGATCGTTATGCATTAGAACTTGGTGCTTTAGTTGCGCCTAACTTCTTGGTTGCTGTAGGTTATACAAGTGTTGCTGACCAAACTTCTTTTGATGCTTTCAACATCGTTTCTAATGGCGTTGCTAAAGCTGCCCTTGAATCAGCAACGATTGCTGAAGACCAAGATGCAATCACTGCACGTACTAAATACGTAGGTGCGATCGATGGTACGAATATGTCTATCGGTTTTGAGTCTGGTTTAGTTTACGGTGAAGATACTGCTTATAACCTAGGTACAACGCTTTACCTAAACCCTAAACTAAGCGTTGGCGTTTCTTACATGGAATCTAGCTATGCTGGTTCTCCAGACAAAGCTTTAGGTGCGAACGTAAACTACTTCGTTACTCCAGCAGTATCTGTAGGTGCAAGCTACGTTAATGCTAACTTTGAAAGTTCTGAAGCGACTGAAGTTGCTTATGACACTCAAACTGTTGGCTTGAATGCTAAATTCCGTTTCTAA